A window of Jatrophihabitans sp. genomic DNA:
GGGATCCGACGGTCATGAAGCAGCAGTTGCGCTCGAGGATGCCGGGTTGCTGCAGCAGCCAGTGCAGGCCTTCGACCAGGGTCAGCGGGCTGCTGCCGGCCGCGGCGATGGCCGGCAGCGCCTCGTCCGGGCTCCAGTTGCGCATGCCGTCGCCGCGGTCGAGTCCCCGCACCAGGTACAGCGCGCCGGCCGGCGGCGTCGACAGCTCGATGGCGGTGAAGTCATCGACGTCCTGCATGTCCGAGACGACGAAGCCGCCGTGCCCGTCCCGGCTCAGCAGCGGGGCCAGCGCCGAGGCCGGCACCCGGGCGGGGTGGATCACCAGCAGGCTGCCTGCCGCTGCGTCCTCGGGCGCCGCCGCGCGCAGCTCGCCGGCGCTCATGCCGGCCAGGTCGTGCACCCCGGCGGCGACCAGCCGCTCGACCTGCTCGGACAAGGACGGCAACGCGGCGGCGGAAACGGAGGCGGCAGCAGGCAAGGCAGGGCTCCTGAACTCGGGTGGCGAGTCAACGCCATTCCTCCCCGAGAAGTTCCCATCTGTCGCGAGTGCGTTACAGGCAGCACTCCACTGGGGTCCTTGCTTGTCAGCTAGTACTACGTAACGCAAGTTCAGCAAAGGAGAACTACGGCTGGTCATCGTTGTCGGACGCTTCAGCGATCTCCGCGCGAGTCTTCGCTTGCTGAATTAATTGGCGGGCTAGTAGGTAGAGGAGGCCCAATGCGACGGCGAGTGGAACGATCCCCGCAATCCTGTAGACCACTGCCAGCTTGGACAGGTGCTCCAGCTTCGTCAGGCGAGAACTGTCGTTCTCAATGGTTGCCAAGATTGACCGTTGGGCCGTCGCTAGCTCGGCTATCGCGGCTTGGTCAGAACGATCACTCAACGTCTGGACAGTATTGATCAACCTGGTCCGTGTCGCATCGTCGGTGAGGTACTTCTCTTGAGAGGCGGCTCTGTGTGAGTAGTAAAAGGAAGTCGCGGTAAGGGCGAGGCCAATCGAGATGAGCATGGCTACCGCGGCCCACTGTAGGCGCCAGTATCGCGGCCAAGAGATGATCTTCGTCAGCGCTTGAAGTCGCCAGATGACGATAAGATCTATGTGCTCTTGCTCGGATACGGGCACCTTGGCGCGGATATCGAGCAACTCCTGAATCTCTTTGCGCGCCCGTGCCCGCGTGCCTGATGAGAAGGCGGTGATGACGGCGACCAGCAGCGTCACTGCTGACCCGACGATGAGAGTCAGCATGCGCAGGGGCAGTCAACGGTAGTCGTTGGCACATGCGAAGAGTAGAGCAGGTGACTCGAGAGCAAATGGCGCATGCCGAAAGCGGATCCCGTAACTCCAGTTAGGGGACGCGTTGACGGTGTAAATTTGCGAGTCGTCCTTTCTTGCCCGCTCTCGCCAACTCTGTAGGCGAGCACCAAGTCGATCAGTTAGGCCAGCGGCGCCAGCTGTACGCCTGCCGCTTGCGCGCCGGTGCGTAGCCGGCGATCCCATACAGCGAACACGGTGCCGGTCAAACCCACTGCCAGCAGGCTCGCCAGATGCACCGCGTCAGCGCCGGTCAGCGAGTGCCGAGCAGCCAATGCGCCGGCGTCGGCCGCGATCGCCCTGGTCAACTCGACAGGCCGGGTCGCCGCCCAGAAGTCCTCCCAGAGCGATTCAGCCTGCGACTGCTCGCCCCGGTCGAGCCGCTCGGCTCGGCCGGCGGCGGCCAACGCGGCGCGTACCTCGGGATAAGCCAACCGGCTGGAGACTGCCACATCGCAGGCGTCCCACAGCCCCGCGGCCAGGTCGCTGCCGGCTTCGTCGATGATCAGTTTCACGAACGCACTGCTGTCGAAATAGACGATCGCCATGGGTTGTCAGCGGCGCTGCTCGGCGACCAGCTCCGAGACTGAACCGGTTGCCCGCGCCCGGACAACGCCTCGTGCAGATGGCCGGTCGGCACGCTCCGGCCTGCCCAGAACGCCCTGCTCAGTCAGCCGCTCGATCAGCGGCGCCGTGTCGATCGGCAGCAGCCGCGCCACCGGGACACCTCGTTCTGTGATGACCACCTCTTCACCGGTGCGAACATGTTCGATCCAGCCCGACAGTTCCGCTCTCAGCCTGCTTATCGCGACGTCCACCAACCCAGCGTACAACACAGCAGAGTTGAATTGTACACCGAGCCGGGAATGAGCGTGGCTCGTCTAAGCCGGCTGGCTGACCGACGGGTTAGGCCGAGCCCTCCGCCGACCCCGCGTGCGCGGCGGCGACGTCGGTGATCTTGTATTTCTCCAGGGCGTCGCGGGCCGCTTCGGGCTTGACCTCGCCCCGCTTGGCCAGCTGCGCCAGCACGTTCACCACGATCGACTCGGCGTCGATGTGGAAGAACCGGCGACCCGCGCCCCTGGTGTCGGCGAATCCGAAGCCGTCGGCGCCCAGCGAGCTCCAGTCGCGACCGGCCGCCTGCACCCACTGGGCGATCTGGTCCGGCACGGCGCGCATGTAGTCCGACACCGCGACCACCGGCCCGGACGTCTCGGCCAGCTTGGTGTTGACATACGGCGTGCGCGGCTCGGCGTCCGGGTGCAGGAAGTTGTGCTCATCGACGTCCAGGGCGTCGCGGCGCAACTCATTCCAGGACGTCACCGACCAGACGTCGACATCGACACCCCAGTCCTGGCCGAGCAGCTCCTGGGCCCGCATCGCCCACGGCAGCGCGACGCCGGAGGCCAGCACCTGGGCCCGCGGCCGGCCCGGCTCGCCGAGCGCGCTCGACACCCGGTGGATGCCTCGCAGGATGCCCTCGACGTCCACGTCGGCCGGCTCGGCCGGCTGGGGGATCGGCTCGTTGTAGATGGTCAGGTAGAAGAAGACGTCCTCGCCGCTCGGGTGCTGCTCGGAGGCGCCGTACATCCGGCGAAGCCCGGACTCGACGATGTGGGCGATCTCGTAGGCGTAGGCGGGGTCATAGGCCACCACCGCCGGGTTGGTCGAGGCGATCAGCAGCGAGTGCCCGTCGGCGTGCTGCAGGCCCTCGCCCGCCAGGGTGGTCCGCCCGGCCGTCGCGCCGAGGACGAAGCCCCTGCCCAGTTGGTCGGCGAACTGCCAGAACTGGTCGCCGGTGCGCTGGAAGCCGAACATCGAGTAGAAGATGTAGAACGGGATCATCGGCTGGCCGTGGGTGGCGTAGGCGGTGCCGGCCGCGATCAGCGACGCGGTGGAACCCGCCTCGCTGATGCCCTCGTGCAGGATCTGGCCCGAGGTCGACTCCTTGTAGGACAGCAGCATGTCCCGGTCGACCGCGTCGTACTCCTGGCCGTGCGGGGAGTAGATCTTGGCCGTCGGGAAGATCGCGTCCAGGCCGAAGGTGCGGGCCTCGTCCGGGATGATCGGCACGAAGCGCTTGCCGATCTCCTTGTCACGCATCAGGTCCTTGAACAGCCGGACCATCACCTGAGTGGTGGCGATGCTCTGCTTGCCCGAGCCCTTCTTCAGCTCGGCGTAGGCCGAGGCCTGCGAGTCGGGCAGCGCCAGCGGCTTGGCCCGGTTGACCCGCTTGGGAAGCACACCGCCGAGGGCCTCTCGGCGCTCCTTCATGTACTGGATCTCGTCGGACTTCTCGCCCGGGTGGTAGTAGGGCGGCAGGTCGGCTTCCAGCGCCTCGTCGGTGATCGGCAGGTGCAGCCGGTCACGGAAGGCCTTGAGGTCGACCTTGGTGAGCTTCTTCATCTGGTGGGTGGCGTTGCGGCCCTCGAAGCTCTCCAGCGTCCAGCCCTTGATGGTGTGCGCCAGGATGACGGTCGGCTGGCCCACGTGCGCCCGGGCCGAGGCGAAGGCGGCGTAGACCTTGCGGTAGTCGTGGCCGCCGCGGGAGAGCACCCGCAGCTGCTCGTCGGAGAGGTCTTCGACCATCTTGCGCAGCC
This region includes:
- a CDS encoding DUF5701 family protein, whose protein sequence is MPAAASVSAAALPSLSEQVERLVAAGVHDLAGMSAGELRAAAPEDAAAGSLLVIHPARVPASALAPLLSRDGHGGFVVSDMQDVDDFTAIELSTPPAGALYLVRGLDRGDGMRNWSPDEALPAIAAAGSSPLTLVEGLHWLLQQPGILERNCCFMTVGSRLRRPNGSLDARTPAIWISNGTGRDGRERRNAPKVGWCWAGNRHTWLGFASASERMAVEARPQRQPTAAGAASSAAGAASSAAGAASSAAGAPNSSVAGADHL
- a CDS encoding type II toxin-antitoxin system VapC family toxin, with amino-acid sequence MAIVYFDSSAFVKLIIDEAGSDLAAGLWDACDVAVSSRLAYPEVRAALAAAGRAERLDRGEQSQAESLWEDFWAATRPVELTRAIAADAGALAARHSLTGADAVHLASLLAVGLTGTVFAVWDRRLRTGAQAAGVQLAPLA
- a CDS encoding type II toxin-antitoxin system prevent-host-death family antitoxin, translating into MDVAISRLRAELSGWIEHVRTGEEVVITERGVPVARLLPIDTAPLIERLTEQGVLGRPERADRPSARGVVRARATGSVSELVAEQRR
- the aceE gene encoding pyruvate dehydrogenase (acetyl-transferring), homodimeric type; translated protein: MPSQLPDIDPGETREWIESFDAAVDHDGRQRARFLLLKLLERARERQVGVPALRSTDYINSIPPEREPWFPGDEHIERRIRAYIRWNAAIMVSRANKHLGVGGHIATYASAASLYEIGFNHFFRGKDLASGTGDQIYFQGHAAPGIYARAFLEGRLSEQHLDGFRQEQSKAPYGLSSYPHPRLMPDFWEFPTVSMGLGPIGAIYQARFNRYLAARGIADTANSHVWAFLGDGEMDEVESLGAIGVAAREELDNLTFVINCNLQRLDGPVRGNGKIIQELESYFRGAGWNVIKVIWGRDWDPLLAMDRDGTLVNKMNSTPDGQFQTYTVESGAYIRENFFGGDQRLRKMVEDLSDEQLRVLSRGGHDYRKVYAAFASARAHVGQPTVILAHTIKGWTLESFEGRNATHQMKKLTKVDLKAFRDRLHLPITDEALEADLPPYYHPGEKSDEIQYMKERREALGGVLPKRVNRAKPLALPDSQASAYAELKKGSGKQSIATTQVMVRLFKDLMRDKEIGKRFVPIIPDEARTFGLDAIFPTAKIYSPHGQEYDAVDRDMLLSYKESTSGQILHEGISEAGSTASLIAAGTAYATHGQPMIPFYIFYSMFGFQRTGDQFWQFADQLGRGFVLGATAGRTTLAGEGLQHADGHSLLIASTNPAVVAYDPAYAYEIAHIVESGLRRMYGASEQHPSGEDVFFYLTIYNEPIPQPAEPADVDVEGILRGIHRVSSALGEPGRPRAQVLASGVALPWAMRAQELLGQDWGVDVDVWSVTSWNELRRDALDVDEHNFLHPDAEPRTPYVNTKLAETSGPVVAVSDYMRAVPDQIAQWVQAAGRDWSSLGADGFGFADTRGAGRRFFHIDAESIVVNVLAQLAKRGEVKPEAARDALEKYKITDVAAAHAGSAEGSA